In the genome of Fulvivirga maritima, one region contains:
- a CDS encoding IS110 family transposase, translating to MKKMRANAAGIDIGAKHIFVSVENKDVRVFETFTESFKEASCYLLSEGIETVAMEATGVYWIILYEILESAGLDVWLVDGRQTRQVPGRKTDVKDCQWIQQLHSHGLLNRCFVPDAQVKEVRAYQRLREDHLRTASMHVNHMQKALIEMNIRLKEVLSQIHGASGLAIIEAILAGERDAQKLLSLCHSSIREKKASQVIKALSGYYTESGLFALGQAYGGYKFYKQQILACDQKLEEVMKRFNNYDSDMESKNEIDSVKDRKPVRHNKPDIDHLGGHLLKIFSGKDATCLPGITDYTWLQLYSEIGMELCKWPSEKHFTSWLGLSPGQHQSGKKNKTRNRKYRPKAGQIFRQIAQSLIESKKIALGAFGRRLKSKRGPGIATKATARKLAVLYWRLMVKGLDYTERGIKAYEEKMQLHRERWLVKTAKELGYELEQIPI from the coding sequence ATGAAAAAGATGAGAGCAAATGCTGCAGGCATAGATATAGGAGCCAAGCACATTTTCGTATCCGTGGAAAACAAGGATGTTCGTGTTTTTGAGACTTTCACTGAAAGTTTTAAAGAGGCATCGTGTTATTTATTATCAGAGGGGATCGAGACAGTGGCCATGGAAGCCACCGGCGTTTACTGGATCATCCTTTATGAGATCCTAGAATCAGCAGGTTTAGATGTCTGGTTAGTAGATGGGCGCCAGACAAGACAAGTACCAGGTCGAAAGACTGATGTAAAGGACTGTCAATGGATTCAGCAACTTCATAGTCATGGCTTATTGAATCGCTGTTTTGTTCCCGATGCACAAGTGAAGGAAGTTCGTGCTTACCAGCGGTTGCGAGAAGATCATCTCAGAACAGCCTCTATGCATGTAAACCACATGCAAAAGGCGCTAATAGAGATGAACATCCGGCTCAAAGAAGTGCTCAGTCAGATACATGGCGCCAGTGGTCTGGCGATCATAGAAGCCATCCTGGCAGGGGAACGTGATGCCCAAAAGCTCTTATCCCTGTGCCATAGCAGTATTAGAGAAAAGAAAGCCTCTCAAGTCATCAAGGCACTTTCAGGCTATTATACCGAGTCAGGGTTATTTGCTTTGGGACAGGCATACGGTGGTTACAAATTTTATAAACAACAAATACTGGCATGTGACCAAAAACTGGAAGAAGTCATGAAGCGGTTCAATAACTACGATTCAGATATGGAAAGCAAAAATGAAATAGATTCTGTCAAAGATCGAAAACCTGTTAGACATAATAAACCTGATATAGACCACTTAGGAGGACACCTGCTCAAAATCTTTTCAGGCAAAGATGCTACGTGTTTACCGGGTATTACCGATTATACCTGGCTACAATTGTATTCTGAAATAGGCATGGAACTTTGTAAGTGGCCCAGCGAGAAACACTTCACTTCATGGCTAGGATTATCTCCAGGTCAACACCAGTCTGGCAAGAAAAATAAAACCAGAAACAGAAAGTACAGGCCAAAGGCAGGACAAATATTCAGACAAATAGCCCAAAGTTTAATAGAAAGCAAAAAGATAGCACTGGGAGCTTTTGGGCGTAGATTGAAAAGCAAAAGAGGTCCAGGCATAGCCACTAAAGCTACCGCCCGAAAACTGGCCGTACTCTACTGGCGGCTTATGGTAAAAGGGCTTGATTACACAGAACGGGGCATCAAAGCATATGAAGAAAAAATGCAGCTCCATAGGGAAAGATGGCTAGTAAAAACAGCTAAAGAATTAGGTTATGAGCTTGAACAAATACCTATTTAG
- a CDS encoding ADP-ribosylglycohydrolase family protein — translation MENELEKIKSAFLGQAIGDALGVPVEFSSREHLAKNPVKDYMGYMCWNQPPGTFSDDSSMMFCTAESLSYGFDIEDMGKRFVKWYKEGYWGAREKLFDIGGTTRYSLDRIIDGESAYYSGDQFIESNGNGSLMRILPMVFYLQNESDREKRYEFIKQVSSITHAHFRSVMSCFIFVEYGIQLMTDDKHKALKKAADHVKAFIATKNFNPEEVRLFDRVLNLDMTHLPAEEIASEGYVLHSLESSIWCLLTTESYVESVLKAVNLGGDTDTTAAINGGLAGLYYGLNNIPDNWIAGLARVTDIEKLCADFYISLNKKNA, via the coding sequence ATGGAGAATGAATTAGAAAAGATAAAATCGGCCTTTTTGGGTCAGGCTATAGGTGATGCACTTGGGGTACCGGTAGAATTCAGTAGTAGAGAGCACTTGGCTAAAAATCCTGTGAAAGATTATATGGGGTATATGTGCTGGAATCAGCCTCCCGGCACTTTTTCTGATGATAGTTCTATGATGTTTTGTACGGCTGAGAGCTTGAGCTATGGTTTTGATATCGAGGACATGGGTAAGCGATTTGTAAAATGGTATAAAGAAGGCTATTGGGGTGCCAGGGAAAAGCTTTTTGATATTGGGGGAACCACAAGATATAGCCTTGATAGAATAATAGATGGCGAAAGCGCCTACTACAGTGGAGACCAGTTTATTGAAAGCAATGGAAACGGTTCTTTGATGAGGATTTTGCCCATGGTTTTTTATTTACAAAATGAGTCAGACAGGGAGAAACGGTATGAATTCATTAAGCAGGTCTCTTCTATTACGCATGCTCATTTTAGATCGGTAATGTCATGCTTCATATTTGTTGAATATGGCATTCAGTTAATGACTGACGATAAGCACAAAGCCTTAAAAAAGGCCGCTGATCATGTAAAGGCTTTTATAGCAACCAAGAATTTTAATCCGGAAGAGGTCAGGCTATTTGATCGGGTTTTGAATTTGGATATGACCCATTTGCCAGCTGAAGAAATAGCTTCAGAAGGATATGTTTTGCATTCGTTAGAAAGTTCAATATGGTGTTTGCTCACTACTGAGTCTTATGTAGAATCAGTGCTTAAAGCGGTGAACCTAGGTGGTGATACTGATACCACAGCTGCTATTAATGGAGGATTGGCCGGTTTGTATTATGGTCTAAATAATATCCCCGACAATTGGATAGCGGGTTTGGCTAGAGTAACAGACATAGAAAAGCTTTGTGCCGATTTTTATATTAGCCTTAATAAGAAAAATGCCTGA
- a CDS encoding TlpA family protein disulfide reductase, which yields MKNLLLIFCLLSIIMACESERTVSINITSENDDIDSIYIHELSKELILVKAGINQANAKPVNAKVSYTTIGSIMTKDEKKSYLTILYPGKVMDIMVAEDSTIQTNHLGDSLLNYLWTSNNEYIGKNTAFVFGDNEPDTLLSFFRNIENLRRKQIEGYADRLTNKEKDLLLYQNTARINSFLFYLGRIVKKYPVEHEFYSFIKDIDNNNELAKTLYINLLYKHEITYLLKNDSIKSNQDFLDYIASETDNADLSDFLKAKYIKGIISRPSTWEKHEKLLDTQTLKEIVQGEKSNKYYDMIKATSESFFAAQSGVNAYDFTAERVDGAKRKLSELKGKLVFIDSWATWCGPCLMQRPRVLEMADKYKDQPNVEILRISLDVDRESWIKHLTKNEDLDKSGELYVPNAFDSDFSNNYNVKSLPKYILIDPEGKIINANLGEPSMAVEERIDYELTKM from the coding sequence ATGAAAAATCTACTCTTAATTTTCTGTCTACTTAGCATTATAATGGCCTGCGAATCTGAGCGTACTGTTTCCATAAATATAACTTCTGAAAATGATGATATTGACAGTATTTACATCCATGAACTGAGTAAAGAACTAATACTGGTGAAGGCTGGAATAAACCAGGCTAATGCAAAACCTGTAAATGCAAAAGTGAGCTATACCACCATAGGTAGTATCATGACTAAGGATGAGAAAAAAAGCTATTTAACTATTCTTTATCCTGGCAAAGTAATGGATATAATGGTTGCCGAAGATTCTACCATCCAAACTAATCATTTGGGAGATTCATTACTTAACTATTTATGGACAAGTAACAATGAATACATCGGTAAAAATACTGCTTTCGTTTTTGGCGACAATGAGCCGGATACTTTACTCTCATTTTTTAGAAATATTGAAAACCTAAGAAGAAAACAAATAGAAGGTTATGCTGATAGGCTAACCAACAAGGAGAAAGATCTTCTGTTATATCAAAATACCGCAAGAATCAATTCCTTTTTATTTTATTTAGGTCGAATAGTAAAGAAATATCCGGTTGAACATGAATTTTACTCTTTCATAAAAGATATTGATAATAACAATGAGCTGGCCAAGACACTCTATATAAACCTACTTTATAAGCATGAGATAACCTATCTTCTTAAAAATGACTCAATAAAGAGCAACCAGGACTTTTTAGATTATATAGCTTCCGAAACCGACAATGCAGATCTTTCTGATTTTCTAAAAGCGAAATATATTAAAGGTATTATTAGCAGGCCAAGTACCTGGGAAAAACATGAAAAACTCTTAGATACACAGACGTTAAAGGAGATCGTACAAGGGGAAAAATCAAATAAGTATTATGATATGATTAAAGCAACTTCAGAGTCATTTTTTGCTGCTCAAAGTGGTGTGAATGCTTATGATTTTACGGCCGAACGGGTGGATGGTGCTAAAAGAAAGTTATCAGAATTAAAGGGAAAACTAGTGTTTATAGATTCATGGGCCACTTGGTGTGGACCATGCCTAATGCAAAGGCCACGAGTACTGGAAATGGCCGATAAGTATAAAGATCAGCCTAATGTTGAAATATTAAGAATTTCACTAGATGTCGATAGAGAAAGTTGGATAAAGCATTTAACCAAAAATGAAGATCTAGATAAAAGTGGAGAGTTGTACGTTCCCAATGCCTTTGATTCAGATTTTAGCAATAATTATAATGTTAAGTCACTTCCAAAATACATATTAATTGACCCCGAAGGTAAGATAATTAATGCCAATTTAGGTGAACCTTCTATGGCTGTAGAAGAGAGGATTGACTATGAGCTTACTAAAATGTAA
- a CDS encoding HD domain-containing protein has protein sequence MEILKALFTKLASKYTEDLRLINQFWEEIEVGYSSPFRHYHNLNHLKYMLDKMNEHRGLLNDTDTIIFSIFYHDIVYDVKNSYNEEESASFAKERLKKMKVSESITKKCEHQIISTKKHQLDDDSDTNFLIDFDLAILGETPHKYKAYTQQIRKEYEIYPDEVYNSGRKKVVEHFLDMENIFKTSEFQLTFEKQAKENLKAEWLTL, from the coding sequence ATGGAAATTTTGAAAGCATTGTTTACAAAACTGGCTTCTAAGTACACTGAAGACCTTAGGTTAATTAATCAATTTTGGGAGGAAATTGAAGTTGGGTATTCGAGCCCTTTCCGGCATTATCATAATCTGAATCACCTGAAATACATGCTAGATAAAATGAATGAACATCGTGGTCTTCTCAATGATACGGACACCATCATATTCTCAATTTTTTATCATGACATCGTTTATGATGTTAAAAACTCCTATAACGAGGAAGAAAGTGCATCTTTTGCAAAAGAAAGGCTAAAGAAAATGAAAGTATCAGAATCAATAACCAAAAAATGCGAGCATCAGATTATCTCTACCAAGAAGCATCAATTAGATGATGATAGCGATACTAATTTCTTAATTGACTTTGATCTCGCCATTCTTGGAGAAACACCGCATAAATACAAAGCGTATACACAGCAAATAAGAAAGGAATACGAAATCTATCCTGATGAAGTATATAACAGCGGAAGAAAAAAGGTAGTTGAACACTTTCTGGATATGGAGAATATCTTCAAAACCAGTGAATTTCAATTAACTTTTGAGAAACAGGCCAAAGAGAATCTTAAAGCTGAATGGCTGACTTTATGA
- a CDS encoding SDR family NAD(P)-dependent oxidoreductase yields the protein MDLELKGKKAFISGSTQGIGYAIAKQLLAEGVSVIINGRNAERCEKAVNNLQLEFPKGHISMIAADFTKKQEVESLLAQLTDIDILVNNLGIFEIKEYEQISDDDWYHYFDINVMSSVRLTRQLLPVMLSKKWGRIIFISSESGVNVPENMIHYGMTKAALSAIANGLSKRTLGTAVTVNTILGGPTYSDGVASVVEQIAEAQNLSSEQMQNAIIQQSNPHILLQRFIQPTEIANLAVYLSSPLSVATNGASLRADSGVLKTV from the coding sequence ATGGATTTAGAATTAAAAGGAAAAAAGGCCTTTATAAGTGGCTCAACCCAAGGAATCGGCTATGCTATAGCCAAACAGTTATTAGCTGAAGGGGTATCGGTAATAATCAATGGCAGAAATGCTGAAAGGTGTGAAAAGGCTGTAAATAATCTCCAACTGGAATTTCCAAAAGGCCATATTTCTATGATTGCCGCCGATTTCACCAAAAAGCAAGAAGTGGAAAGTTTGTTGGCTCAATTGACAGATATTGATATTTTGGTTAATAATCTCGGCATTTTTGAAATAAAAGAATACGAACAGATTTCAGATGACGACTGGTACCATTACTTTGATATAAATGTGATGAGTAGCGTACGTTTAACCAGACAGCTTTTGCCTGTAATGCTGTCAAAAAAGTGGGGCAGAATCATTTTCATTAGTAGTGAGTCTGGTGTTAATGTACCTGAAAACATGATTCATTACGGAATGACAAAAGCGGCATTATCGGCCATTGCTAACGGACTTTCTAAAAGGACCTTGGGAACAGCGGTAACGGTAAATACTATCCTTGGTGGCCCTACATATTCTGATGGTGTAGCTTCAGTAGTTGAACAAATAGCAGAAGCGCAGAATCTCAGTAGTGAGCAAATGCAAAATGCGATTATTCAACAATCTAATCCACACATTTTACTCCAGCGCTTTATTCAACCAACAGAAATTGCTAACCTGGCCGTGTATCTCTCTAGTCCGCTATCAGTAGCTACTAACGGAGCTTCGTTAAGAGCTGATTCAGGAGTGTTAAAAACAGTATAA
- a CDS encoding HD domain-containing protein, with product MIQEIYQSAMKFAGEKHKSQKVPGTEANYLLHISNVAMEVMVAHQAKGDFDLELSIQVAILHDTLEDTETTYEELAQKFSERVAEGVLALTKNAELPSKKERMADSLKRVALLEKEVGLVKLADRITNLQKPPAHWSIEKINGYHQEAKLINQVLSNKNEYLNNRLAAKIEEYEQYL from the coding sequence ATGATTCAGGAAATATACCAAAGTGCAATGAAGTTTGCCGGAGAGAAACACAAGTCACAAAAGGTACCCGGCACGGAGGCTAATTATCTACTTCATATTTCTAATGTGGCTATGGAGGTAATGGTGGCTCATCAGGCCAAAGGTGATTTTGATCTGGAGTTGTCTATTCAGGTAGCAATTTTGCATGATACACTGGAAGATACTGAAACTACATACGAAGAGCTTGCGCAGAAATTTTCTGAAAGAGTAGCTGAAGGAGTGCTGGCATTGACAAAAAATGCTGAGTTGCCTTCAAAAAAAGAGCGAATGGCAGACAGCTTAAAACGTGTTGCTCTCTTAGAAAAAGAAGTGGGCCTGGTAAAATTGGCAGACAGAATTACCAATCTACAAAAACCACCGGCCCACTGGAGTATAGAGAAAATCAATGGCTATCATCAAGAAGCTAAATTGATCAATCAGGTGTTGAGCAATAAAAACGAATACTTAAATAACAGGCTTGCTGCCAAAATTGAAGAATATGAGCAATACCTTTAA
- a CDS encoding Crp/Fnr family transcriptional regulator, translating to MTALEQYITTFFGEIPKADLKTIVSLFNHSTIKKGEYLLHPGHVCDKLSFVHEGLLRQFVATAEKDITQWISTTGYFSGDLSSYITEAKSELTIQALVDTEISYISKHDYKLLGELVPKWHEIEKGFIIKCFIMMEQRIYRHLSMTAEERYEYYFEHNKELFNQVPLQYIASMLGMSPETLSRIRKKASS from the coding sequence ATGACCGCACTTGAGCAATATATCACTACTTTTTTTGGAGAGATACCTAAGGCAGATTTAAAAACTATTGTATCACTTTTTAACCATTCAACCATAAAGAAGGGAGAATATCTATTGCATCCTGGTCATGTATGTGACAAGTTAAGCTTTGTGCATGAGGGTTTGTTAAGACAATTTGTAGCTACTGCGGAAAAAGACATTACCCAATGGATATCAACTACAGGCTATTTTTCGGGAGATCTTTCAAGTTATATTACAGAAGCTAAGTCTGAGCTTACTATTCAAGCTTTAGTAGATACCGAAATCTCTTACATTTCTAAACATGATTATAAATTATTGGGTGAATTGGTACCCAAATGGCATGAGATCGAAAAAGGCTTTATCATAAAATGTTTCATTATGATGGAACAGCGCATATATAGGCATCTGTCCATGACCGCCGAAGAGCGATATGAATATTATTTTGAGCATAACAAAGAGCTTTTTAACCAGGTGCCATTACAGTATATCGCTTCAATGCTGGGTATGTCTCCAGAAACGCTCAGTCGCATTAGGAAAAAAGCAAGCTCCTAA
- a CDS encoding RNA 2'-phosphotransferase: protein MDSREEKRTSKFLSLVLRHKPEQIGLKLDNAGWASVTELVEKCNAHSISLDVDKLSEIVDNNDKKRFIFSPDKQKIRANQGHSLKVDLGLEQKEPPVILYHGTAIRNIDSIKEKGLLKRDRHHVHLSAQTDVAMQVGSRYGKATVLTVNTDQMYKDGLLFYQSENGVWLTDHVPPRYIDFKDL from the coding sequence ATGGATTCAAGAGAAGAAAAAAGAACATCAAAATTTCTTAGCCTGGTGCTCAGGCATAAACCGGAACAGATTGGTTTAAAACTAGACAATGCAGGTTGGGCTTCCGTAACAGAACTTGTGGAAAAATGTAATGCTCACTCTATTTCGTTGGATGTGGATAAGCTAAGCGAGATTGTTGATAACAATGACAAAAAGCGATTTATATTCTCGCCAGATAAGCAGAAGATCAGAGCAAATCAAGGTCATTCCTTAAAAGTAGATTTAGGATTGGAGCAAAAGGAGCCTCCTGTCATTTTATATCATGGTACTGCTATACGCAATATAGATTCTATTAAAGAAAAAGGACTTTTAAAAAGAGACAGACATCATGTACACCTTTCGGCTCAAACGGATGTGGCCATGCAGGTAGGCAGCCGTTATGGAAAGGCTACGGTGCTTACTGTAAATACTGATCAAATGTATAAAGATGGACTGTTATTTTATCAATCAGAAAATGGTGTGTGGCTAACAGATCATGTTCCGCCAAGATATATTGATTTTAAAGATTTATGA
- a CDS encoding SPFH domain-containing protein → MAALVVFLIIRKKAAQGQALIKTDKKGVHVSFTELYAVPFIHKFEVMDITLKSLTISLLRHDGITCKDNARADINITFFIRVNDTEIDIIQVAKTIGGKQATDIAQLRVLFENKFTEALRRASKHFEFAELYMSPAAFREKIFDEIGTNFNGYILDDFIIDFLDLTSPADPDYKAETSPN, encoded by the coding sequence TTGGCAGCTTTGGTCGTTTTCTTGATAATTAGAAAAAAGGCGGCTCAAGGCCAAGCACTCATAAAAACCGATAAAAAGGGCGTTCATGTTTCTTTCACCGAATTGTATGCTGTACCTTTTATTCACAAGTTCGAGGTGATGGATATCACGCTTAAGTCTCTTACCATTTCGCTTTTACGTCACGATGGTATTACCTGCAAGGATAATGCTAGAGCAGATATTAACATCACCTTTTTCATTAGAGTAAATGATACTGAGATAGATATAATTCAGGTGGCTAAAACTATTGGTGGCAAACAGGCCACTGATATTGCCCAGTTAAGAGTTCTATTCGAAAACAAATTCACAGAAGCCTTGAGAAGAGCCAGTAAGCATTTCGAATTTGCCGAGCTTTATATGTCTCCCGCAGCTTTTAGAGAAAAAATATTTGATGAAATAGGTACTAATTTTAATGGCTATATCCTTGATGACTTCATTATAGATTTTTTGGATTTAACCTCACCCGCTGATCCAGATTATAAAGCAGAGACTAGCCCAAATTGA
- a CDS encoding TetR/AcrR family transcriptional regulator, producing MKGRPIIHNNQELVQRAQEVFWEKGYIATSLADLSKSTGAGAGSIYNNFKGGKKELFRSSLQQRREDLNKFKELLERSEEPIELIKNFFLGIADEGEKYHMKGCIVANTVVEMTFVDEDLEKEAAQILKDTEELYTNTIITEQRKGNLQSTISADVLGKHLITLWCGINSLRRIYPDRSILRQQIELQLQVLQ from the coding sequence ATGAAAGGAAGACCAATTATTCATAATAACCAAGAATTAGTACAACGAGCCCAAGAAGTATTTTGGGAAAAGGGTTATATTGCTACCTCATTGGCAGATTTAAGCAAGAGCACAGGTGCAGGAGCTGGCAGCATATATAATAACTTCAAAGGAGGTAAAAAGGAATTATTTAGAAGTTCTCTTCAGCAGAGACGTGAGGACTTGAACAAGTTTAAAGAGCTGCTGGAACGAAGTGAGGAACCGATAGAATTAATAAAAAATTTCTTTCTTGGGATAGCCGACGAAGGTGAAAAGTATCACATGAAGGGTTGTATTGTTGCTAATACGGTTGTAGAAATGACCTTTGTAGATGAAGATCTTGAAAAGGAAGCCGCACAAATACTTAAGGATACAGAGGAGCTTTATACTAACACTATAATTACAGAACAGAGAAAGGGAAATCTTCAATCCACCATTTCTGCCGATGTACTCGGCAAGCACCTGATTACTTTATGGTGTGGAATCAATTCGTTAAGGAGGATATATCCTGATAGGAGTATTCTGCGTCAGCAGATAGAATTACAACTGCAGGTCTTACAATAA
- a CDS encoding DinB family protein: MNLQKHLIDLFLFNDSTNKKLLATIKQLEDKQESIRLFSHLINCQYKWKARLDQYPDVQSMSWWEPVYSVEELEEEWNKSLQPWLIYLGNNDEQALRTEVSFFGQDDTPWAAEPKDIILQLNYHSIHHRGQIQTIIRTQGHTPDFVDYIATKYRKL; the protein is encoded by the coding sequence ATGAACCTACAAAAGCACCTCATTGATTTATTCTTATTCAATGACTCCACTAATAAAAAACTGTTAGCCACCATAAAGCAACTGGAAGACAAGCAGGAAAGCATCAGACTGTTTAGTCATCTCATAAATTGCCAGTATAAATGGAAAGCCCGGCTGGATCAGTATCCTGATGTACAATCTATGAGTTGGTGGGAACCGGTATATAGCGTAGAAGAGTTGGAAGAAGAATGGAACAAAAGCTTACAACCTTGGCTCATATATTTAGGTAACAATGATGAACAGGCACTAAGAACTGAAGTAAGCTTTTTCGGTCAGGATGATACGCCCTGGGCAGCAGAGCCAAAAGATATTATCCTGCAGCTCAACTATCATTCGATCCACCATAGAGGTCAGATCCAGACTATTATCAGGACTCAGGGACATACTCCTGACTTTGTAGATTATATAGCCACTAAATATAGAAAGCTTTAA
- a CDS encoding PLDc N-terminal domain-containing protein: MDKVLIIGYIISTIFLWFWAIFDISVRSFKKLHINIIWLLVVFFLPIIGSILYFQLRNKIILKEKRLFKPKFKIVE, encoded by the coding sequence ATGGATAAAGTATTAATCATCGGTTATATAATTTCAACAATATTTTTATGGTTTTGGGCAATTTTTGATATATCTGTTCGGAGCTTTAAAAAGCTACATATTAATATTATTTGGCTTTTGGTAGTTTTTTTTCTACCAATTATAGGTTCCATCTTATATTTTCAATTGAGAAATAAGATCATTTTAAAAGAAAAAAGATTATTTAAACCCAAATTTAAAATAGTGGAATAA
- a CDS encoding DUF4260 domain-containing protein, whose translation MKTTLKLEEAAVFGLCIILFTQLDMAWWWFPALLFVPDIGMIGYAVNPKIGAITYNICHHRLVGAIIAIVSIYTHSQTGLLIAIIVFAHISLDRMLGYGLKYPDSFKHTHLGTMGKK comes from the coding sequence ATGAAAACTACATTGAAATTAGAAGAAGCCGCTGTTTTTGGCCTTTGTATCATTTTATTTACTCAGTTAGATATGGCTTGGTGGTGGTTTCCTGCACTCTTGTTTGTGCCGGATATTGGAATGATAGGCTATGCTGTTAATCCCAAAATAGGTGCAATTACCTATAATATTTGCCACCATAGGTTAGTGGGAGCTATAATTGCAATAGTGAGTATCTATACTCACAGTCAAACAGGTTTATTAATTGCCATTATTGTATTTGCCCATATTTCTCTCGATAGAATGTTAGGTTATGGCTTAAAATACCCTGATAGTTTTAAGCATACACATTTAGGAACCATGGGTAAGAAGTGA
- a CDS encoding M15 family metallopeptidase codes for MTYNNLKFITLVFCLISCGTPQKEEAKTDEILPTTDSMAIEEEPEVIETPKEPISDTAFVVLKDYASGFFYDMKYATEDNFLKKAVYDCPDCMIRKEVADGLIQVNDSLSSKGYHIKFFDCYRPLDVQKAMWKIYPNAKYVANPYTTGSIHNKGGAVDITLVDDQGNELDMGTGFDFFGEEAHHAYQQLPDTVLNNRKLLKSTMEAFGFNAIRTEWWHYNYTGSSSYKVSNFKTECD; via the coding sequence ATGACTTACAACAATTTAAAATTCATAACCCTTGTCTTCTGTCTTATTTCCTGTGGTACTCCGCAAAAGGAAGAGGCAAAAACAGATGAAATTCTCCCTACCACAGACTCTATGGCCATTGAGGAAGAGCCTGAAGTAATCGAAACACCGAAAGAACCGATTTCGGATACTGCATTTGTGGTCCTTAAAGATTATGCCAGCGGCTTTTTTTATGATATGAAATATGCCACTGAAGACAATTTTCTTAAAAAGGCTGTTTATGATTGCCCTGACTGCATGATCAGAAAAGAGGTGGCCGATGGCCTGATACAGGTAAATGATTCTCTGTCCAGCAAGGGTTATCACATCAAGTTTTTTGATTGTTACCGCCCGCTTGATGTTCAAAAGGCTATGTGGAAAATATATCCCAACGCTAAGTATGTGGCTAACCCTTACACCACCGGATCTATCCATAACAAGGGTGGAGCTGTTGATATCACCTTGGTTGATGACCAGGGAAATGAATTAGATATGGGTACAGGCTTTGACTTCTTTGGTGAAGAAGCCCATCATGCTTATCAGCAACTTCCTGATACGGTATTGAATAATAGAAAGCTATTAAAATCTACCATGGAGGCCTTTGGATTCAACGCCATAAGAACTGAATGGTGGCATTATAACTACACTGGTAGCAGTAGTTATAAGGTGTCGAATTTTAAAACAGAGTGTGATTGA